From a region of the Dermatophagoides farinae isolate YC_2012a chromosome 3, ASM2471394v1, whole genome shotgun sequence genome:
- the MBD-like gene encoding methyl-CpG-binding domain protein 2 yields the protein MSTSALPDGWKREEVKRTNGLTIKTDVIYVSPEGQRIKSKAELAKYLGQTIDLSSFDYRSGKINPLLLRKSKRSYGVHDHRALKHDPTTINPVRQTNPFFKHPVTIVRTNTSNSKVLNLQHIKEIRRKHNLSFNEPKSDNNNERPFQMFWPRRLEGQRASNHALERLDDFQLPPNIRTFNSTLANNEDIFRTITANLYNDQRAIRGQERKIINRIRREMDEEDVMRNLLAFINPHQPLSHTITITDQDIIQQEEVVRKYRRKLRDAINR from the coding sequence ATGTCTACATCAGCACTGCCGGATGGGTGGAAACGAGAGGAAGTTAAACGTACTAATGGATTGACCATCAAAACAGATGTTATCTATGTCAGTCCTGAAGGACAACGTATCAAATCAAAAGCGGAGCTAGCCAAATATCTTGGCCAAACAATCGATTTATCGTCATTTGATTATCGTTCGGGCAAGATTAATCCATTGCTATTACGAAAAAGTAAAAGATCCTATGGTGTACATGATCATCGTGCACTAAAACATGATCCAACTACGATAAATCCAGTTCGACAAACGAATCCTTTTTTCAAACATCCAGTTACCATCGTGAGGACAAATACCAGCAATTCTAAAGTATTAAATCTACAACATATTAAAGAGATACGTCGTAAGCATAATCTAAGCTTTAATGAACCGAAATCcgataacaacaatgaacgaccttttcaaatgttttggCCACGAAGATTGGAAGGACAACGAGCATCGAATCATGCACTTGAACGTCTTGACGATTTTCAATTACCACCAAATATTCgaacattcaattcaacattGGCTAATAACGAAGACATTTTCCGTACAATAACCGCTAATCTATACAATGATCAGCGAGCTATTCGTGGTCAAGAACGTAAAATTATTAATCGTATTCGTCGTGAAATGGATGAAGAGGATGTAATGAGAAATCTATTGGCATTCATTAATCCACATCAACCATTATCACATACGATTACAATTACCGATCAGGACATAATACAACAGGAAGAAGTGGTACGAAAATATCGTCGAAAATTACGCGAtgcaatcaatcgataa
- the LOC124494484 gene encoding uncharacterized protein LOC124494484: MSEVENNTTPNPAGDEKLEKKDCEQQQQQETTNGSQQITNGDSFKPEDYKSLYDFTVKDIDGNEVSLSKYEGKVVLVVNVASNCGFTKSNYQQLNELYEKYESRGFRVAAFPCNQFAGQEPGCDADIKEFAKKNNVKFDMYSKIDVNGSNAHPLYRWLKLKQRGIFGTQAIKWNFTKFLINKEGQPIKRYSPTTSPNSIESEFKSMLDPEKTSDDDQQPAAEQPNSQ, from the exons atgtcTGAAGTAGAAAATAATACGACACCTAATCCGGCTGGTGATGAGAAATTGGAGAAAAAAGattgtgaacaacaacaacaacaagaaacaaCAAACGGTAGCCAACAAATCACCAATGGTGATTCATTCAAGCCGGAAGATTATAAATCTTTGTATGATTTTACTGTCAAAGATATTGATGGTAATGAG GTTTCCCTTTCAAAATATGAAGGAAAAGTCGTTTTGGTTGTTAATGTTGCTTCCAATTGTGGTTTTACTAAATccaattatcaacaattgaatgaattgtacGAAAAATATGAAAGTCGTGGTTTTCGAGTGGCTGCATTTCCCTGTAATCAATTTGCCGGACAGGAACCTGGATGCGATGCCGATATCAAAGAGTTTGCTAAGAAAAATAACGTAAAGTTTGATATGTATTCTAAAATCGATGTTAATGGATCAAACGCACATCCATTGTATCGTTGGTTGAAACTTAAACAACGTGGAATTTTCGGTACACAAGCaatcaaatggaattttACCAAGTTTTTGATCAACAAAGAAGGTCAGCCAATCAAACGTTATTCACCAACAACTTCACCAAATTCTATTGAATCggaattcaaatcaatgttGGATCCTGAAAAaacaagtgatgatgatcaacagcCGGCTGCCGAACAACCAAACAGCCAATAG
- the RIC-3 gene encoding RIC3 acetylcholine receptor chaperone: MSSSASETSETPSTGISNCKSICIVIVVIGCFAVLWPKIFYPMLLYGIRWDTRQSIDNANKYILPPKVMEAMRQSPTKNPQPQKLPGRPQFYTGKREISTNIGGGQNSVWNIFVPLYALILIVIFMYALFKLSLKSDDIQSTTIRGSRLQLRQQSSWSSLHDPKQCRECQYDLVRQEYTNKRYDPFMSRSSYRTFDYYGRRNVSRIMHSLVEDVKTFSEHLTKTEKCSCKLAKYDKDGNEAESFLKTNKQINDEPIKQNKEDNEQQQQQQQQLKQQDSVIVIEENLTIENPYIDNIKENVDVTAAQQDHKDDNDDDIEQIHHTMTDECHENDGQNSNENVRENKENIIEQQQPNAVGISNKPHRTIRKRIIDNFKTKIFKDKCNDKFQEFEQQSKSSSSKLVRRINHKLDKFKHLKKK; this comes from the exons ATGTCGTCATCAGCATCGGAAACAAGCGAAACACCATCGACTGGTATTAGTAATTGCAAAAGTATAtgcattgttattgttgtcattggttgttttgctgttttgtggccaaaaattttctatccAATGCTTTTATATGGTATACGTTGGGATACCCgtcaatcgatcgataatg caaataaatatatactACCACCAAAAGTAATGGAAGCAATGCGACAATCACCAACGAAAAATCCACAACCACAAAAACTTCCAGGAAGG CCACAATTTTACACAGGAAAACGTGAAATATCTACCAATATAGGTGGTGGCCAAAACAGCGTTTGGAATATATTTGTTCCATTATATGCCTTAATTTTGATCGTTATTTTTATGTACGCATTATTTAAG TTATCACTAAAATCTGATGATATTCAATCAACTACAATTAGAGGATCTCGACTACAATTACGACAACAATCATCGTGGTCATCATTACATGATCCTAAACAATGTCGTGAATGTCAATATGATTTAGTAAGACAAgaatatacaaacaaacgtTATGATCCATTCATGTCACGAAGTTCATATCGAacttttgattattatggacGTAGAAATG taagTCGAATAATGCATTCATTAGTTGAAGATGTTAAAACATTCAGTGAACATCTAACCAAAACGGAGAAATGTTCATGTAAATTGGCTAAATATGATAAAGATGGTAATGAAGCGGAAAGTTTCctcaaaacaaataaacaaatcaatgatgaaccGATAAAG cAAAACAAAGAAGATAAtgaacagcagcaacaacaacaacaacaactaaaacAACAAGATTCAGTAATCGTAATAGAAGAAAATTTGACGATCGAAAATCCATACATTGATAATATTAAGGAGAACGTTGATGTAACTGCAGCACAGCAGGATCataaagatgataatgatgatgatattgaacaGATTCATCATACGATGACAGATGAATGTCACGAGAACGATGGCCAAAATAGCAATGAAAACGTGAgggaaaataaagaaaatattattgaacaacaacaaccaaatgcTGTtggaatttcaaataaaccACATCGTACGATAAGAAAACGTATCATTGATAacttcaaaacaaaaattttcaaagacAAATGTAATGAcaaatttcaagaatttgaacaacaatcgaaaagTTCATCGTCGAAATTGGTCCGAAGAATTAATCACAAACTGGATAAATTTAAgcatttgaagaaaaaatga
- the LOC124494485 gene encoding persulfide dioxygenase ETHE1, mitochondrial has protein sequence MAMIRNSGIIFRQLFDRTSCTYTYMLACSKTKDALLIDPVKELIERDLNLIKQLDLKLKYVLNTHVHADHITSSGQIKKILDGVQSIISKESGAVADVHVENNDSIKLGENIDLLVKSTPGHTNGCVSYFLANGPCVFTGDALLIRGCGRTDFQQGDSGKLYDSIHSQLFTIPDECIVYPAHDYNGNTCSTIGEEKLYNPRLCRTRDEFIDLMKNLKLQLPKLIDIAVPANMVCGV, from the exons ATGGCTATGATACGTAATTCTGGAATAATTTTTCGACAG CTTTTTGATCGAACATCATGTACCTATACATATATGTTGGCTTGTTCAAAAACCAAAGATGCCTTGTTAATCGATCCGGTTAAAGAATTAATTGAACGAGATCtaaatttaatcaaacaaTTGGATTTGAAG CTCAAATATGTACTCAATACACATGTTCATGCCGATCATATAACAAGCAGTGGACAGATTAAGAAAATATTGGACGGAGTACAgtcaatcatttcaaaagAGAGTGGTGCCGTTGCTGATGTTcatgttgaaaataatgattcaattaaaCTTGGAGAAAATATCGATCTATTGGTCAAAAGTACACCAG GACATACAAATGGATGTGTCTCATATTTTCTAGCTAACGGTCCATGTGTTTTTACTGGCGATGCCCTATTGATCCGTGGATGTGGTCGTACCGATTTCCAACAAG GCGATTCTGGAAAACTCTATGATTCAATACATAGTCAACTATTTACAATACCGGATGAATGTATTGTTTATCCTGCCCACGATTATAATGGCAATACATGTTCAACAATCGGTGAGGAAAAACTTTATAATCCTCGTCTATGTCGAACACGCGATGAATTCATTGATCTGATGAAAAATCTTAAACTTCAGCTTCCCAAATTGATTG ATATTGCCGTTCCAGCAAACATGGTCTGCGGTGTTTAA
- the LOC124494474 gene encoding FGGY carbohydrate kinase domain-containing protein, with protein MHTLCCDVGSGSVRVAIFEFNDNQLNPKPLAFSTHQLTIYNRKKNFYEQKSSEIWQAFCMAATDCCKQANQNQTPLTIDAIGFTATCSLVIISGDVNNLNSKQLSNDYDVIMWMDHRASKEAELINQTGHQILEQFGGTCSPEFSLPKLIWIHNNDPELFRRTKAFMELPDWLSYRCSNQWSENQPELFPRSLCSVVCKWGYDVEQDKWHSDLFEKLGIKFDESIRMKIGTKIIQPGMMIGHLSAEIAHQIGISLNGGDQTIKIACPLIDAHAGAISMLTFSDRSISKSNLGKSFENILCMIAGTSTCHMVLNQNRTMTKGVWGPYPNAIIPGYYLREAGQSASGALVEHIIRQKKSSDGKNFKEIIKKLNHELQAKNFIHQTSLVVNPSFHGNRSPIADPLLKGAIYGMTLEDESLLEIYGATIEAIAYETKFIIEEIEHSAQPIRQVIVSGGLTKNEFYLQKHADILERKIFVYDLDRTDHMLTGTAIMSFVAALNRSNSLNELIYLLNQVRAKIGDDEKIRIFEPRPEIFDYHRKKYKCYRKLLECSIEIETIISS; from the exons ATGCACACACTTTGTTGTGATGTTGGTTCTGGTAGTGTTCGTGTGgctatttttgaatttaatgataatcaattgaatccaAAACCGTTGGCTTTTTCTACACATCAGTTGACTATATACAATcggaaaaagaatttttatgaGCAAAAATCCAGCGAAATATGGCAGGCTTTCTGTATGGCAGCTACTGATTGTTGCAAGCAGGCGAATCAGAATCAAACTCCATTAACGATTGATGCGATTGGTTTTACTGCAACATGCTCACTTGTCATTATCTCTGGTGATGTTAATAAtctaaattcaaaacaattatCGAATGACTATGATGTAATCATGTGGATGGATCACCGTGCTTCCAAAGAAGCGGAGCTCATCAATCAAACTGGCCATCAAATTCTTGAACAATTTGGTGGCACTTGTTCACCCGAATTCTCATTACCAAAACTTATATGGATTCATAACAATGATCCGGAACTTTTTCGACGTACAAAAGCTTTTATGGAATTACCGGATTGGCTCAGTTACCGTTGTTCGAATCAATGGTCTGAAAACCAACCAGAACTATTTCCTCGTTCCCTATGTTCTGTTGTCTGTAAATGGGGTTATGACGTTGAACAGGATAAATGGCATTCAGatttattcgaaaaattaG gcataaaatttgatgaatcgaTACGTATGAAAATTGGCACCAAAATCATTCAACCtggaatgatgattggtcaTTTAAGTGCCGAAATTGCTCACCAAATTGGAATATCGTTGAATGGTGGCGATCAAACTATAAAAATTGCCTGTCCATTGATTGACGCTCATGCTGGTGCCATCTCTATGTTAACTTTTTCGGATCGTTCCATTTCGAAATCAAATTTGGgcaaatcatttgaaaatatacTCTGTATGATCGCTGGTACCTCGACTTGTCATATGGTTTTAAATCAAAACCGAACCATGACCAAAGGTGTATGGGGACCTTATCCTAATGCAATCATTCCCGGATATTATCTTCGTGAGGCTGGACAAAGTGCCTCTGGAGCGTTAGTAGAACATATAATTCGACAGAAAAAGTCTTCAgacggaaaaaattttaaagaaatcataaaaaaactGAACCATGAATTACAAGccaagaattttattcatcaaactTCATTGGTTGTGAATCCATCGTTCCATGGAAATCGTTCACCAATTGCCGATCCACTTCTAAAAGGTGCCATCTATGGTATGACATTGGAAGACGAATCATTGCTTGAAATCTATGGCGCCACAATTGAAGCAATTGcttatgaaacaaaatttatcattgaagAAATAGAACACAGTGCACAACCAATACGGCAGGTGATTGTAAGCGGTGGTCTgaccaaaaatgaattttatcttCAAAAACATGCTGATATTTTGGagcgaaaaatttttgtttacgATTTAGATCGCACGGATCATATGTTAACGGGAACCGCAATCATGTCTTTCGTAGCGGCTCTAAATCGATCGAATTCGCTAAAcgaattaatttatttgctGAATCAAGTTCGAGCCAAGataggtgatgatgaaaaaattcgaatttttgaACCGCGACcagaaatttttgattatcatcgaaaaaaatacaaatgctATCGTAAACTATTAGAATGTTCGATTGAAATCGAGACAATCATATCATCTTAA